The window GTTTGGGATTCAATTATTTGCTTGAAAATCAATCTATAAAGAAACGATTAGTTATTTTTACCTGTCTGTGTTTTAATTTGGTGAGTGTCTTTTCGCTTATTTGGATTTGTGGAGAAAAAGGTATCCTATATTCAATAATGATAAAAGACTGGTTGTTATTTATGACATTAAGCACATTGAGCTTTAGTCTGCTTATTTTATACCTGAAATATAAAATTACCCGGTCGATATTTGCCTCTTTAAGTATTGTTGTGTTGATAGTGAATATCTTTGTATATTGGTCAGGATTTAATCCGACAGTGAAAAAATCAATTTTAACTTCTACCCCGCAGTCAGTCCATTTCTTAAAAAAAGATACGAGTCTCTATCGAATTATTACCTGGGACTGGAAGGGAAAATATAAAGACCCAATTGCCCGAAGTAACATTACTAAATTAAAGCCTTTTACAGAAGTAATAACACCAGTCAAAGAAAGCATCACTCCAAATCTTTCTTTATTATATAAAATATCATCGATTGATGGTTGGCTTCCCTTAGAGTTAAGTCGATATATCGAATGTAGCCAAATATTAAATTTTAAGATATTTTCTTTAATCAATGGTAAGTATATAATTACCTCTAAAGATACCCATATTCCTCATCCATTGATTTTTAGCAACGAGGCGATAAATATTTATGAAAATAAAACCTGTCTCCCAAGGGCATTTATTGTTCATCAGGCAAAGGTCATTAAAGATAAAGAAACTATTCTTCACACACTTAAAAGTGAGGATTTTTATCCCGGGGAATATGTTATCCTTGAGGAAGAAATAGACAAAAAAATATCACCTCAACAAAAGAATACAAAAGAGAAGGTCAAAATAACGAAATATATCCCAATAGAGGTAAAAATAGAAGCAAGTTTATCCAGTTCAGGTTTTCTTGTTCTTATGGATACCTATTATCCTGGCTGGGAGGTCTATGTAAATAATAAAAAAGAAAAAATTTATCGAGCAGATTTTTTATTTAGAGCAGTTCCTTTACCTGCAGGGAATTTTAGCATCAGATTTGTTTATAATCCTGTCTCTTTTAATCTTGGGGCAAAAATTACCGTTATCACCTTGATTTTTCTTGGCGGACTATATATCTTCGGGGATGTCTTGAAGCCGGGCAAGCGTTCTCGATAGATTAAGTAACCAATCTGCGATATTACTCAATATTTACAAAAATCTTGACATTTAACCTTAAAAGTGTTATATTTAATTTATAATGGAACAGGCATGGGATGTAGATGGTCATTTTAAACTTGAAACGAGGGGTTATGATGTTTTTCTAACTGTTTATCCTCCTATTGGTAAAGGGAGAAAAGTAGAATTAGATGATGTTTTATCCACAGTTAGCCAGTGGGAAGATGCGGCTGTAGATATTCAACTCATAAGTTCACTCATAACTGAGGATAATGAAACCGAGGGT of the bacterium genome contains:
- a CDS encoding YfhO family protein, producing ESYRSQPIPYYEWALTSLSLPQLITFILPDFFGNPFKGIYVGDWNYIDLCGYLGIIPLIFGIMAISLKRDKYTFFFLAICLLGLLLAFGKYNPLYNLLYHFPIISSIRYPTRYLYLWAFGMSVLAGLGFNYLLENQSIKKRLVIFTCLCFNLVSVFSLIWICGEKGILYSIMIKDWLLFMTLSTLSFSLLILYLKYKITRSIFASLSIVVLIVNIFVYWSGFNPTVKKSILTSTPQSVHFLKKDTSLYRIITWDWKGKYKDPIARSNITKLKPFTEVITPVKESITPNLSLLYKISSIDGWLPLELSRYIECSQILNFKIFSLINGKYIITSKDTHIPHPLIFSNEAINIYENKTCLPRAFIVHQAKVIKDKETILHTLKSEDFYPGEYVILEEEIDKKISPQQKNTKEKVKITKYIPIEVKIEASLSSSGFLVLMDTYYPGWEVYVNNKKEKIYRADFLFRAVPLPAGNFSIRFVYNPVSFNLGAKITVITLIFLGGLYIFGDVLKPGKRSR